A stretch of Mucilaginibacter terrae DNA encodes these proteins:
- a CDS encoding outer membrane beta-barrel protein: MKHLFAILAFLLAAATYTQAQTGREVHGMVIDSTKQTLPGTTVKVVTDTRDSATTIVGGDGKFSFNNIKGSKITLTLTSIGYEGLIKHYSLESGNQASDLGTITLKPESRLLGVVTVVGTNPVTLKEDTVEYKASAYKVRANSPVEDQLKRIPGVDVDAQGNVSAQGKQVTKVRINGKDFFGGDVQTATKNLPADLVDSYQIVDDYGDQANVTGIKTGEPNKILNITIRKDKNHGYFGQATAGEGSDALPKNPGVSNDNRYVGLLNVFKFNNDQQIAVLGNLNNTNVNTFSFGSATGGQGGGGGGNRGGGGGFGGGGGGRGNAGRGGGGQTSNQNGINTTKTIGTNFRDQWGKMSVYGSYSFEDKGVFTQSRSYQENTGVVPTTSDQNSTQTDNSTNHRFTWNMEYRPDTVNYFKLNPTFSYSNTGTVADEVLNSTRNGSPNLAYTTVTNSTSAAPNYGATLLYNHRFNGFGRNLSINGSFNSTRNFSFDNPVYSYDAVTTNRLSVPVNQLVNTYYRSISSGINLSYIEPLSKVSYLELNYAYNHTTNRNDNRTDTVVTVNQINNYRLGTNDYDYTFTTHRIGLNYRFIKPKYNLTLGAGVLPSKLEGSGTSFDALSQTNVRPVTNKSTFNFVPTARFSYNFSRSQSLNFNYNGSNNQPSYSQLVPVINFSNALYPVQGNPGLNPEFTNNFNLRYNKFSFETGNIFFSNLSFTQTNNKIVTTSTVYPVKFSDATLAANPGLKSFNNTVFSNYMNVDGYYQGQANVTWAKPWAERKFTLILSGNVTYTNNLSFTNSVNENNVATPFLKNISKNLAFAPNPRFRINILDKIDLESGVRYTINKTTNSLNNPIVSGNSNIRTLDLTLNGKNYIMKDWTFSYDFTRTVNYGYNFAVPNPNILNVYLERRFLKQNAATIRVQGFDVFNQNTGFSITNANNVRTQSQTNRLGRYFLMTFTYRLQKFAGRSPMQGGDDRGGRRGGFGGPGSGGPGGGGPGGGMGGPTIY, encoded by the coding sequence ATGAAACACTTATTTGCCATTCTGGCCTTTTTATTAGCCGCGGCAACGTACACACAAGCACAAACCGGCCGCGAGGTGCACGGTATGGTGATTGATTCGACCAAGCAAACGCTTCCCGGTACCACTGTTAAGGTAGTGACCGACACGCGCGACAGTGCAACAACAATAGTTGGTGGCGATGGCAAGTTTTCTTTCAATAATATAAAAGGAAGCAAAATCACTTTAACATTAACCTCAATAGGTTACGAAGGACTTATAAAACATTATTCTTTAGAAAGCGGAAATCAGGCTTCAGATTTGGGTACCATCACTTTAAAGCCCGAATCGCGGTTGCTGGGTGTAGTTACTGTAGTAGGTACAAATCCGGTAACTTTAAAAGAAGATACAGTAGAGTACAAGGCCAGCGCCTATAAAGTACGTGCAAACTCGCCGGTTGAAGACCAGCTTAAACGCATACCCGGTGTTGATGTAGATGCACAGGGTAATGTGAGCGCCCAAGGCAAACAAGTAACTAAAGTGCGCATAAACGGTAAAGACTTTTTTGGCGGCGATGTACAAACTGCAACTAAAAACCTACCTGCCGATTTGGTAGACAGCTACCAGATTGTTGACGATTATGGCGACCAGGCCAACGTTACCGGCATTAAAACCGGCGAACCTAATAAGATATTGAACATCACCATCCGTAAAGATAAAAACCACGGCTACTTTGGTCAGGCTACAGCAGGGGAGGGCTCAGATGCTTTACCTAAAAACCCGGGTGTAAGTAATGATAACCGTTATGTAGGCTTGCTAAATGTGTTTAAATTTAATAACGATCAGCAAATTGCAGTATTAGGCAATCTTAACAATACTAACGTTAACACCTTCTCATTTGGCAGCGCAACCGGCGGACAAGGCGGCGGCGGTGGCGGCAACCGTGGCGGCGGCGGTGGTTTTGGCGGCGGCGGTGGCGGTCGTGGAAATGCCGGCCGTGGAGGCGGTGGCCAAACCAGCAACCAAAATGGTATAAATACTACTAAAACCATTGGTACCAACTTCCGCGACCAATGGGGTAAAATGTCGGTTTATGGTAGTTACAGCTTTGAAGATAAAGGTGTATTTACTCAAAGCCGCAGTTACCAGGAAAATACTGGTGTTGTGCCAACAACCAGCGATCAGAATAGTACGCAAACCGATAACAGCACCAATCACCGTTTTACCTGGAACATGGAATACCGTCCAGACACTGTTAACTATTTTAAACTTAACCCTACTTTTTCGTACTCAAATACCGGTACTGTTGCCGATGAGGTTTTAAATTCGACCCGTAACGGTAGCCCAAACCTTGCTTACACAACAGTAACCAACAGCACCTCGGCCGCGCCAAACTATGGTGCAACATTGTTATACAATCACCGTTTTAACGGTTTTGGCCGTAACCTGAGTATAAACGGTAGTTTTAACTCAACCCGCAATTTTAGTTTTGATAACCCGGTTTACAGTTATGACGCGGTTACTACCAATCGTTTGAGTGTTCCGGTAAATCAATTAGTAAATACTTATTACCGTTCTATTTCATCGGGCATTAACCTATCGTACATCGAGCCATTGAGCAAGGTTTCATATCTGGAGCTTAACTATGCTTACAATCATACCACCAACCGTAATGATAACCGTACAGATACTGTTGTAACAGTTAATCAAATTAATAATTACCGCTTAGGTACAAATGATTATGATTATACATTTACCACTCATCGTATAGGTTTAAATTATCGTTTTATAAAGCCTAAGTATAACCTAACGTTAGGTGCGGGCGTATTACCAAGCAAACTCGAAGGCTCGGGTACCTCGTTTGATGCTTTATCGCAAACCAACGTAAGGCCTGTTACCAATAAAAGCACTTTTAACTTTGTGCCTACTGCCCGTTTCAGCTATAATTTCTCACGTAGCCAATCGTTAAACTTCAACTATAATGGTTCAAATAACCAGCCAAGTTACAGCCAGTTGGTACCGGTAATCAACTTCTCAAATGCGTTGTATCCGGTACAGGGTAACCCGGGGCTAAATCCTGAGTTTACCAATAACTTTAATTTGCGTTATAACAAGTTCAGCTTCGAAACAGGTAATATATTTTTCTCGAACCTGAGCTTTACACAAACCAACAATAAAATTGTAACTACCTCTACCGTTTACCCAGTTAAGTTTAGCGATGCTACTTTAGCTGCAAACCCTGGTTTAAAATCATTTAATAACACGGTATTTTCCAATTACATGAATGTTGATGGTTACTACCAGGGCCAGGCCAATGTAACTTGGGCAAAGCCTTGGGCCGAGCGTAAGTTTACCCTGATATTGAGCGGTAATGTTACTTATACCAACAACTTATCGTTCACCAACAGCGTTAACGAGAATAACGTAGCTACTCCATTCCTTAAGAACATATCAAAAAACTTAGCTTTTGCGCCTAACCCACGTTTCAGGATTAACATTTTAGATAAGATAGATCTGGAGAGTGGTGTGCGTTACACTATAAACAAGACCACAAATTCATTGAACAATCCGATCGTTAGTGGCAACAGCAACATTCGCACGCTTGATTTAACTCTGAACGGCAAAAATTACATAATGAAGGACTGGACTTTTAGCTATGATTTTACCCGTACTGTAAACTATGGTTATAATTTTGCTGTGCCAAATCCAAACATCCTTAATGTATACCTCGAACGCCGCTTCCTGAAGCAAAATGCAGCCACGATACGCGTGCAAGGATTTGATGTATTTAACCAAAACACCGGTTTCTCAATTACCAACGCCAATAACGTTCGTACGCAATCACAAACCAATCGTTTAGGCCGTTATTTCTTAATGACGTTTACTTACAGGTTGCAAAAGTTTGCAGGCCGTTCGCCAATGCAGGGTGGTGATGACCGTGGAGGCCGCAGAGGTGGCTTTGGTGGTCCGGGTAGCGGCGGCCCAGGCGGAGGCGGCCCAGGTGGTGGTATGGGTGGCCCAACTATTTACTAA
- a CDS encoding PDZ domain-containing protein, which yields MYPLKNIKWYLLLCLVVLCSPFFTKAQSFYISSHKKQVKFRFQLVRDMMVVPVYINTKGPYNFIIDSGVGLMIITDPNLIDSISIFNKRTIKLYGAVGTTESFEAYATSELDVRLPGDIRSRLVSAAIFKQDHFGLSNYAGMRIHGILGYEFFSQLAVKINFSDSTIIAASSGTFKPFRGKKGMVIPLSIEERKPYIKTNIILPDGCPAESKFIVDLGAGHPLSLENLEQYKNYFHKSIVANLGIGLTGPVNGYISRIDEFSLGKYKFNNVIASFPDNNNPVNYLVPRDGNLGLGILKKFFIVMDYEKGQMFLKPNYKFKEPFEHDMSGMEYFATGEDFRRVIISRVEPGSAADEAGIMANDEILAINFKPVDKMKIVDIDNLFKSKNERSILVEINRSKKLETVVLTLKRRI from the coding sequence GTGTACCCTTTAAAAAATATTAAGTGGTACCTGTTGTTATGCCTTGTCGTGCTGTGTTCTCCTTTTTTTACCAAAGCACAGAGTTTTTATATAAGCAGCCATAAAAAACAGGTAAAGTTCCGTTTCCAACTGGTGCGGGATATGATGGTTGTGCCGGTTTACATCAACACCAAAGGCCCTTATAATTTCATTATCGATTCGGGCGTGGGGCTGATGATCATTACCGATCCTAACCTGATAGATTCCATAAGCATATTTAACAAACGCACTATTAAGCTATATGGGGCAGTAGGTACAACCGAAAGCTTTGAGGCATACGCTACATCCGAACTTGATGTAAGGCTCCCGGGCGACATCAGAAGCAGGCTTGTATCGGCAGCAATATTTAAACAAGATCATTTTGGCTTATCTAACTATGCAGGAATGCGTATACATGGTATATTGGGATATGAATTTTTTTCACAGCTGGCCGTTAAAATAAACTTTTCAGATAGTACTATCATAGCTGCCAGTTCGGGTACCTTTAAGCCATTCAGAGGTAAAAAAGGAATGGTTATTCCGTTAAGTATAGAAGAGCGGAAACCATATATTAAAACCAATATTATACTTCCCGACGGTTGCCCTGCCGAAAGCAAATTTATAGTTGATTTAGGTGCCGGCCACCCGCTGTCGCTCGAAAACCTCGAACAGTACAAAAATTATTTCCACAAAAGCATTGTAGCCAACCTGGGCATTGGTTTAACCGGGCCTGTTAACGGTTACATAAGCCGTATTGATGAATTTAGTTTAGGCAAATACAAATTCAATAATGTAATAGCTTCATTTCCTGATAATAACAACCCGGTAAATTACCTTGTGCCGCGCGATGGCAATTTGGGGCTGGGCATACTTAAAAAGTTTTTTATTGTGATGGATTATGAAAAAGGGCAAATGTTTTTAAAACCCAACTATAAATTTAAGGAGCCATTTGAACATGACATGAGCGGGATGGAGTATTTTGCTACCGGTGAGGATTTCAGAAGGGTAATTATAAGCCGGGTAGAACCTGGATCGGCGGCTGATGAAGCCGGTATTATGGCCAACGACGAAATACTGGCTATTAATTTTAAACCGGTAGACAAAATGAAAATAGTGGATATCGATAACCTTTTTAAATCAAAAAACGAGCGTAGCATTTTGGTAGAGATAAACCGCAGTAAAAAGTTGGAAACGGTGGTGCTTACGCTAAAAAGAAGAATTTAA
- a CDS encoding YihY/virulence factor BrkB family protein — MKVFSKDYLKSLWKVLMATFSSFSNDNGLKLSASLAYYTIFSIAPLLVLILALAGLFWPDTSQASTKLYAEMSRYVGADAAKQIQDIIKNLQFSGKTGVALASGIITLLLGASSIFLEIQDSINMIWRVKAKPKKGWLKMLQNRFLSFSLIISLGFLLLASLIVNVIVSAVGSQLTRFMPAITERIIELVNLGISFIVISTLFGIIFKFLPDVKIKFKDVRSGAFFTAILFMLGQFIISLYIKYSAQGSAYGAAGSVIVILVWIYYTAAILYIGAEFTRVYAEVNCSHIEPAEYAVHVEQTEVERHVKELPPQNPELKAELQAENDKKGG, encoded by the coding sequence ATGAAAGTATTTAGCAAAGATTATTTAAAGAGTTTATGGAAAGTGCTGATGGCTACCTTTTCATCCTTTTCTAATGATAATGGCTTAAAACTGAGTGCATCTTTAGCGTACTATACCATATTTTCTATAGCCCCATTATTGGTTCTTATTTTGGCGCTGGCCGGTTTGTTTTGGCCCGACACTTCGCAGGCCAGTACCAAGCTGTATGCCGAAATGAGCCGGTACGTTGGTGCCGATGCTGCAAAGCAAATTCAGGATATTATTAAAAATCTGCAGTTTTCGGGTAAAACAGGTGTTGCATTGGCTTCGGGTATCATCACGTTATTATTGGGTGCCAGCAGTATTTTCCTCGAGATACAAGACTCTATTAATATGATATGGCGGGTTAAGGCCAAGCCTAAAAAAGGATGGCTCAAAATGCTGCAAAACCGCTTTTTGTCCTTCTCGCTAATTATTAGTCTTGGGTTTTTATTATTGGCATCATTAATAGTAAACGTAATTGTTAGCGCAGTTGGCTCGCAACTAACACGCTTTATGCCGGCTATTACCGAGCGTATTATCGAGTTGGTTAACCTGGGCATATCATTCATCGTAATATCAACCTTATTTGGCATCATATTTAAGTTTTTACCCGATGTTAAAATTAAGTTTAAGGATGTACGCTCGGGAGCATTTTTTACCGCAATACTATTTATGTTAGGCCAGTTCATTATTAGCCTTTACATTAAGTACTCGGCACAGGGATCTGCTTATGGTGCCGCAGGATCGGTTATTGTTATTTTGGTGTGGATATATTATACCGCTGCCATATTATACATTGGGGCAGAGTTTACCCGGGTTTACGCCGAGGTTAACTGCAGCCATATTGAACCCGCCGAATATGCGGTACATGTTGAACAAACCGAGGTTGAACGCCATGTAAAAGAACTCCCGCCTCAAAACCCCGAATTAAAAGCCGAACTTCAAGCTGAAAATGATAAAAAAGGAGGTTAA
- a CDS encoding phosphoglycerate mutase family protein, with translation MNRKLLLALLTFALLFTTSAFAQQTTIWLVRHAEKQTSEAMMSSDPELSETGKLRAIDLANVLKRYPINAIYSTNYKRTLATAAPLAAEVKVSPVIYDAKDLAGIASKTLQYNKGKQVLIVGHSNTLIPVIKALKAELPFNELTDDDYDMLFKVVVDDNGNAKLTIAHYGKPHHTTEVPPAFKGTF, from the coding sequence ATGAACCGTAAACTATTGCTTGCATTACTAACTTTTGCCCTGCTATTTACCACCTCTGCCTTTGCACAGCAAACTACCATCTGGCTGGTTAGGCATGCCGAAAAGCAAACCAGCGAAGCCATGATGAGCTCTGATCCGGAATTATCAGAAACCGGGAAGCTGCGGGCAATTGATTTAGCAAACGTTTTAAAACGGTACCCCATCAATGCTATTTACAGCACCAATTATAAGCGCACCCTTGCCACAGCAGCGCCACTTGCAGCCGAAGTTAAAGTCTCTCCGGTAATTTATGATGCGAAAGATTTAGCAGGTATTGCCAGCAAAACCTTGCAATACAATAAAGGAAAGCAAGTGCTTATTGTAGGCCACTCCAATACACTCATCCCGGTTATTAAAGCCCTAAAAGCCGAATTGCCGTTTAATGAGCTAACCGATGATGATTACGATATGCTTTTTAAAGTGGTGGTTGATGATAATGGCAATGCCAAATTAACCATTGCGCATTACGGAAAGCCGCATCATACTACCGAAGTCCCGCCCGCTTTTAAAGGAACTTTTTAA
- a CDS encoding alanine dehydrogenase, whose product MSSGLYSGFSDVAKQAMMQPQESMLEVRSRKNKLYIGIPKETSFQENRIALTPLSVALLVNNGHDVLLESNAGKAANFLDNHYSEQGAQIVYDHKKIYEADIIIKVAPPTMAEIELMKPGQILISTLQISTLKAECLQAMLAKKITALSFEHLRDEGNVLAVVRAMSEIVGATSISIAAEYLSNVFGGKGLMLGGITGVPPTEIVILGAGTVGEYAARTAISLGAEVKVFDPSIYKLRRLQNNIGSRVFTSVIQPIVLEKAVTTCDVVIGALRTEDGRSPCIITESTVSRMKPNSVIIDVSIDQGGCFETSEVTNHTHPVFRKYDVIHYCVPNIASRVARTATYALTNIFTPILLDIGENGGINNVIWQKTGVRNAVYIYQGQLTNKYLGERYNIPCKDLDLLIVSNR is encoded by the coding sequence ATGAGTTCAGGGTTATATAGCGGATTTTCAGACGTGGCCAAACAAGCCATGATGCAGCCGCAGGAATCGATGCTGGAAGTACGCAGCCGGAAAAATAAATTATACATAGGCATCCCAAAGGAAACCTCCTTTCAGGAAAACCGCATTGCTTTAACTCCCCTTTCAGTAGCCTTACTGGTAAACAATGGGCACGATGTGCTGTTGGAAAGCAATGCAGGTAAAGCCGCCAATTTTTTAGATAACCACTACAGCGAGCAGGGGGCCCAGATTGTATACGATCATAAAAAGATATACGAAGCTGATATCATTATCAAAGTAGCGCCACCCACCATGGCCGAAATTGAGCTGATGAAACCCGGTCAGATATTAATATCAACCCTGCAAATATCAACCTTAAAGGCCGAATGCCTGCAGGCCATGCTGGCTAAAAAAATAACTGCACTTTCATTTGAGCACCTGCGCGACGAAGGCAATGTACTTGCTGTGGTACGCGCCATGAGCGAAATTGTTGGCGCAACCTCCATCTCAATAGCAGCCGAGTACTTAAGCAATGTTTTTGGGGGTAAAGGATTAATGCTTGGCGGCATTACAGGCGTTCCGCCTACCGAAATTGTAATTTTAGGCGCAGGCACCGTAGGCGAATATGCCGCCCGTACAGCCATATCATTAGGTGCGGAGGTAAAGGTGTTCGATCCATCGATTTACAAATTGCGCAGGTTGCAAAATAACATTGGCAGCCGGGTATTTACTTCGGTAATACAGCCCATTGTATTAGAAAAGGCCGTTACCACTTGCGATGTGGTGATTGGAGCCCTGCGTACCGAAGACGGCCGTAGTCCCTGCATTATTACCGAAAGCACCGTAAGCCGCATGAAACCCAACTCGGTTATCATCGACGTAAGCATTGATCAGGGTGGCTGTTTTGAAACTTCGGAAGTTACCAACCACACCCATCCGGTTTTCCGGAAATATGATGTGATACATTATTGTGTGCCTAACATCGCATCACGCGTGGCTCGTACCGCTACCTATGCCCTAACTAATATATTCACCCCAATCCTGCTGGATATTGGCGAAAATGGTGGTATTAACAACGTAATATGGCAAAAAACCGGTGTGCGCAATGCCGTGTATATTTATCAGGGCCAGTTAACCAACAAGTATCTGGGCGAGCGCTATAACATTCCATGCAAGGATCTGGATTTGCTTATCGTATCTAACCGTTAA
- the tsaE gene encoding tRNA (adenosine(37)-N6)-threonylcarbamoyltransferase complex ATPase subunit type 1 TsaE, protein MPPVSNIIISSITELSAAAQSLINFAGSQKILLFYGNMGAGKTTFIKELCAQLGVEEPVTSPTFSIVNEYIGSSNNVYHFDFYRLKNQEEALDMGYEEYFYSDNYCLIEWPEKIPDLLPLHYIKVSIEAREDKSRHFSFESI, encoded by the coding sequence ATGCCCCCAGTATCTAACATAATCATTTCTTCAATTACCGAACTGTCTGCCGCTGCCCAATCTTTGATAAACTTTGCCGGCAGCCAAAAAATACTCCTGTTTTATGGCAACATGGGGGCTGGCAAAACCACTTTTATTAAAGAGTTGTGTGCGCAATTGGGTGTAGAGGAACCTGTTACCAGCCCAACATTCTCCATTGTAAACGAATACATTGGCAGCAGTAATAACGTTTATCATTTCGATTTCTATCGCCTCAAAAACCAGGAAGAGGCATTGGACATGGGCTACGAGGAGTATTTTTATTCGGACAATTACTGCCTTATTGAGTGGCCCGAAAAAATACCCGACCTGCTACCGCTCCATTACATTAAGGTAAGCATTGAGGCCCGCGAAGACAAGAGCCGCCATTTCAGCTTCGAAAGTATTTAA
- a CDS encoding PIN domain-containing protein, giving the protein MAIKFTFPLLPRLNCAYHSNNASAKPILDDFISSINVVNMNNVFKHQTIAIRRNYKLKLPDSIIAASALTENMSFITSDKGFRRITELDFILYAPSI; this is encoded by the coding sequence ATGGCAATCAAATTTACATTTCCTTTATTACCGAGATTGAACTGTGCTTACCACAGCAACAATGCTTCGGCCAAACCAATTTTGGATGATTTTATTTCCTCTATAAATGTGGTAAATATGAACAATGTGTTTAAGCATCAAACAATCGCTATACGGAGGAATTATAAACTTAAATTGCCTGATAGTATTATTGCAGCATCTGCGCTTACAGAAAACATGTCCTTTATTACATCTGATAAAGGATTCCGTAGAATAACTGAACTGGATTTTATTTTGTATGCCCCCAGTATCTAA
- the porX gene encoding T9SS response regulator signal transducer PorX yields the protein MQETTILWADDEIDLLKPHILFLNEKGYKVKTCTNGADALEEFRNDYYDLVFLDENMPGLTGLETLTRIKAINADVPIVLITKNEEEPMMEDAIGSKIDDYLIKPVNPKQILLTIKKLTENKRLVTEKTTMAYQMDFRTLGMTLNDNLNYQEWVDVYKKLIYWELELEQLSDAGMHEILTMQKAEANVQFCKFIEKNYLGWIKDQDNAPTLSHQLFKKKVFPKLDSTPVFFILIDNLRFDQFKIINPIISEYFRLEEEDTYYSILPTATQYARNAIFAGLMPLDMEKRFPGMWQNDEDEGGKNLHEDAFIGDQIKRVLRKDCKYSYHKILNIDEGRALNDSVNNLMNNELNVVVYNFVDMLSHARTDMQMIRELASDDAAYRSLTLSWFEHSPLLDLLKFLSTKQVKVIITTDHGTIKVKNPSKIIGDKNTNTNLRYKQGKNLNFNAKEVFHIRNPHDAMLPKLHVSSSFAFAKGDSYFVYPNNYNHFVNFYNETFQHGGISLEEMIIPVVTYGVK from the coding sequence ATGCAGGAAACTACCATACTTTGGGCCGACGACGAAATTGATTTGCTGAAACCCCATATATTATTTTTAAACGAGAAAGGTTACAAAGTAAAAACCTGTACTAACGGAGCCGATGCCCTTGAAGAGTTTAGAAACGACTATTACGACCTTGTTTTTTTGGATGAAAACATGCCGGGCCTAACCGGTTTGGAAACTTTAACCCGAATTAAGGCTATAAATGCCGATGTGCCTATTGTGCTCATTACCAAGAACGAGGAAGAGCCTATGATGGAGGATGCCATTGGATCGAAAATAGATGACTACCTGATTAAGCCGGTAAACCCTAAGCAAATACTGCTTACCATTAAAAAGCTTACCGAAAATAAGCGCCTGGTAACCGAAAAAACCACCATGGCCTACCAAATGGATTTCCGTACGCTGGGTATGACGCTTAACGACAACCTGAATTACCAGGAATGGGTTGATGTGTACAAAAAGCTGATATACTGGGAACTGGAACTGGAGCAGCTAAGCGATGCCGGGATGCATGAGATACTTACCATGCAAAAAGCCGAAGCCAACGTACAGTTTTGCAAGTTTATTGAGAAAAACTACCTCGGTTGGATAAAAGACCAGGACAATGCGCCAACCTTATCTCACCAGTTGTTTAAAAAGAAGGTTTTTCCAAAACTCGACAGCACGCCTGTGTTTTTTATACTGATTGATAATTTACGCTTTGATCAATTCAAAATTATTAACCCTATCATATCCGAGTATTTCAGGCTGGAGGAAGAAGATACCTATTATAGTATACTGCCTACTGCTACCCAATATGCCCGTAACGCCATATTTGCAGGTTTAATGCCACTTGATATGGAAAAACGTTTCCCGGGTATGTGGCAAAACGATGAAGATGAGGGCGGCAAGAACCTGCACGAAGACGCATTTATTGGCGACCAGATTAAGCGCGTGTTACGTAAGGATTGCAAGTACTCGTACCATAAAATTTTGAATATAGATGAAGGGCGCGCGCTTAATGATTCGGTTAACAACCTGATGAATAACGAGCTGAACGTGGTGGTGTACAACTTTGTTGATATGCTGTCGCACGCCCGCACCGACATGCAAATGATACGCGAACTGGCCAGCGATGATGCCGCTTATCGCTCATTAACGCTCTCATGGTTCGAGCATTCGCCATTGTTGGATTTGTTGAAGTTTCTATCAACTAAACAAGTAAAAGTAATTATCACGACCGACCATGGTACTATAAAGGTTAAAAACCCGAGTAAGATCATCGGCGATAAAAACACCAATACCAACCTGCGTTACAAGCAAGGCAAAAACCTTAATTTTAACGCCAAGGAAGTATTTCACATACGTAACCCGCACGATGCCATGCTGCCTAAATTGCACGTGAGCAGCAGCTTTGCCTTTGCCAAGGGAGACAGCTACTTTGTTTACCCTAACAATTACAACCATTTTGTTAATTTTTATAACGAAACGTTTCAGCATGGAGGCATCTCGTTAGAAGAAATGATTATACCGGTGGTAACTTATGGCGTGAAGTAA
- a CDS encoding HD domain-containing protein: MNKKKIINDPVYGFINIQSDLVFDLMEHPYFQRLRYIKQLGMTHLVYPGALHTRFHHALGAMHLMQLAIKTLCDKGHDINHQEQEAVIIAILLHDIGHGPFSHALEKHIVKGIHHETISTLLMSKLNKRFNGKLGMAIDIFNNEYPKRFLHQLVSSQLDMDRLDYLNRDSFYTGVSEGIISSERIIKMLNVVDDAIVVEEKGIYSIEKFLVARRLMYWQVYLHKTVTSGEQMLGKILQRARELTMQGHQLFSTPALNHFLQNTITKEQFINEDHHIETFTCLDDADVMAAVKVWTRYNDKVLAILCESFIQRKLYHVDITNMPPDVTQIERLRQKAMEKYGMCYDDACYFVFTDVISNNAYKVEDTNIKILMKGGGIKDITTASDNANLEALAKTVEKYIFCYTKDLI; the protein is encoded by the coding sequence TTGAATAAGAAAAAAATAATTAACGACCCGGTTTACGGGTTCATTAATATACAAAGTGATCTGGTGTTCGATTTAATGGAGCACCCGTACTTTCAGCGATTACGCTATATTAAGCAATTGGGCATGACCCACCTGGTGTATCCGGGCGCACTACATACCCGTTTTCACCACGCGCTGGGGGCCATGCACCTTATGCAATTGGCTATTAAAACCCTTTGCGATAAGGGGCACGACATCAATCATCAGGAGCAGGAAGCCGTAATTATAGCCATTTTATTGCACGATATTGGCCACGGCCCATTCTCGCATGCTCTCGAAAAGCACATTGTTAAAGGCATTCATCACGAAACCATTTCAACCCTGCTCATGAGCAAGCTTAACAAGCGCTTTAACGGCAAGCTGGGCATGGCAATTGATATATTTAATAATGAGTATCCGAAACGCTTTCTGCATCAACTGGTTTCGAGCCAGTTAGATATGGATAGGTTGGATTATCTCAATCGCGACAGCTTTTACACCGGCGTATCTGAAGGGATCATCAGTTCGGAGCGTATTATTAAAATGCTAAACGTGGTTGATGATGCCATTGTGGTAGAAGAAAAAGGAATTTACTCGATAGAAAAGTTTTTAGTGGCACGCCGTTTAATGTACTGGCAAGTGTATTTGCACAAAACTGTAACCTCTGGCGAGCAAATGCTGGGTAAAATTTTGCAGCGTGCACGCGAGTTAACTATGCAGGGGCATCAGCTTTTTTCAACCCCGGCATTAAACCATTTCCTGCAAAATACGATCACAAAAGAGCAATTTATAAACGAAGACCATCATATTGAAACATTTACCTGTTTGGATGATGCCGACGTGATGGCTGCCGTAAAAGTATGGACACGTTATAATGATAAGGTATTGGCCATACTTTGCGAAAGTTTTATACAACGCAAACTTTACCATGTTGATATAACTAACATGCCACCTGATGTAACACAGATAGAACGCCTGCGTCAAAAGGCGATGGAAAAATATGGTATGTGTTACGATGATGCCTGTTATTTCGTATTTACTGATGTGATAAGTAATAACGCTTATAAGGTAGAAGATACTAACATAAAAATATTGATGAAAGGCGGGGGAATAAAAGATATTACTACTGCCAGTGATAACGCAAATTTAGAAGCTTTGGCTAAAACAGTAGAAAAATATATATTTTGCTATACCAAAGACCTTATTTAA